One genomic region from Salvia hispanica cultivar TCC Black 2014 chromosome 2, UniMelb_Shisp_WGS_1.0, whole genome shotgun sequence encodes:
- the LOC125205444 gene encoding uncharacterized protein LOC125205444 isoform X1 has product MVETRRSSSGAKHALSDPSPAPPNAKRSKAAEAPVDDSLAAKEVAGAAPAKDSAAGSADLSGGGGGKQPDDVAAAEAVAAGSNLDTDKGNSILMPANRGRKRQLKSNEAGDAWGKLLSQCSQNSHVVMHRPTFSVGQGRHCDLWVGDPTVSKLLCYLKHVESEGGESVTLLEIIGKNGAVHVNGKAYFRDSTIPLNGGDEVVFSSLNKHAYIFQLLDNTGELTTTVPPSVSILEAHGGSTSGLHIEATSGETSTVSVASTLASLSHLTNELSLIPPSSRNGEDVQQGSEIPSVPSACEVSDNCIIDTEMKGAPACNDDVSGAVIQSAGAPSSEIANDNLNNDAQNGKIVGENNDLGPVLHFLAGPSASDFKTGLSRIRDMHSRGRDLLKCPRPAIPQSSKREKIKECIQQGLIDVEDLDVSFEKFPYYLSETTKNVLIASAYVHLKCSNLGKLSLELPTVSPRILLSGPEGSEILQETLTKALAKFFGVRLLIVDTIALYGGPITKEVDSLKESPKPERASVFGKQTTAAVHFKKPASYVDANITGGSAIASPVQPKCEASTATSKSYTFRKGDRVKFLGVSPSQIQIRGGPTYGSRGRVVLTFEGNGYSKIGVRFDRPVPEGNDLGGLCEEGHGFFCSAVSLSLEIPNGDDIDEFAITELFEVASKESRRGGSLIMFVKDIEKSVIGNLEAYTVFKMKLEALPENVVVIASHTQADTRKDKPQPGGFLVTKLSNQTALFDLAFGDHYNRLQEKNKEALKSMKQLSRLFPNKVTIQIPQDEAMQKDWKQKLDRDVETTKSQSNIALFRSVLSRSSLVCPDLETLCVKDQALSGEDVERAVGWGYAHYFMNNILPTFIDKKIVISSASIKYGLDILKAIRDENNSLKKSLKDVATENEFEKRILAEVIPPGDIGVSFDDIGALENVKETLKELVMLPLQRPELFNKGQLRKPCKGILLFGPPGTGKTMLAKAVATEAGANFINISMSSITSKWFGEGEKYVKAVFSLASKISPSVIFVDEVDSMLGRRETPGEHEAMRKMKNEFMVNWDGLRTKDKERVLVLAATNRPFDLDEAVIRRLPRRLMVSLPDAQNREKILKVILATEELAPDVDLEAVAKMTEGYSGSDLKNLCVAAAHYPIRQILEKEKKDKALALAENRPMPSLHSSSDIRCLSMDDFKHAHEQVCASVASESRNMNELQQWNELYGEGGSRKKASFSYFM; this is encoded by the exons ATGGTGGAGACGAGGCGAAGTTCTTCTGGCGCCAAGCACGCACTCAGTGATCCCTCACCTGCTCCGCCCAACGCCAAGCGATCCAAG GCTGCGGAGGCGCCCGTGGATGATTCGTTGGCGGCAAAGGAAGTAGCGGGCGCTGCTCCGGCGAAGGATTCAGCGGCTGGATCGGCTGATCTGTCTGGAGGCGGCGGCGGGAAGCAGCCGGATGACGTGGCGGCGGCTGAAG CGGTGGCTGCAGGTTCCAATCTAGATACTGATAAAGGGAATTCGATTTTGATGCCTGCAAATCGCGGGCGGAAGCGGCAGCTGAAATCTAATGAAGCTGGAGATGCATGGGGAAAACTCCTATCTCAATGTTCACAG AACTCCCATGTTGTTATGCATCGCCCTACTTTCAGTGTTGGTCAAGGCCGCCATTGTGACTTGTGGGTTGGGGATCCAACAGTCAGTAAGCTGTTGTGTTATCTGAAGCACGTTGAGTCTGAG GGAGGGGAGTCAGTTACATTGCTTGAAATCATTGGGAAAAACGGAGCTGTCCATGTAAATGGAAAGGCTTATTTCAGAGATTCCACTATCCCTTTAAATGGAGGTGATGAGGTGGTCTTTAGCTCCTTAAATAAACATGCTTAT ATTTTCCAACTTCTTGACAACACTGGTGAATTGACAACTACCGTGCCGCCTTCGGTAAGCATATTAGAAGCTCATGGTGGATCTACTAGTGGATTACATATTGAAGCTACATCAGGTGAAACTTCTACAGTTTCTGTTGCGTCAACTCTGGCCTCACTCTCGCATCTCACTAATGAATTGTCTCTCATTCCACCATCTTCTCGGAATGGTGAGGATGTGCAACAAGGGTCTGAAATACCATCAGTGCCTTCTGCTTGCGAAGTGTCAGACAATTGTATTATTGACACTGAAATGAAAGGTGCCCCTGCCTGTAATGACGATGTTTCTGGAGCAGTTATTCAGAGTGCTGGTGCTCCATCTTCTGAAATTGCCAATGATAACTTGAACAATGATGCTCAAAATGGGAAGATTGTAGGCGAAAACAATGACTTAGGACCcgttttacattttttagcAGGTCCATCAGCTTCTGACTTTAAGACAGGACTATCAAGAATTCGTGATATGCATAGCAGAGGCAGAGATCTGTTGAAGTGTCCTCGGCCTGCCATTCCACAGtcatcaaaaagagaaaaaatcaaaGAGTGCATACAGCAAGGATTAATAGATGTGGAAGATCTGGATGTTTCGTTTGAGAAATTTCCTTATTATCTAAG CGAGACCACTAAGAATGTGCTCATTGCTTCGGCATACGTACATTTGAAGTGTAGCAATTTGGGAAAGCTTTCTTTAGAGCTCCCGACAGTAAGCCCAAGAATCTTGCTGTCAGGTCCAGAAG GTTCGGAAATATTACAGGAGACGTTGACTAAGGCGCTAGCTAAATTTTTTGGCGTGAGGCTCCTTATAGTTGATACAATTGCATTATACGGT GGGCCAATAACTAAGGAAGTTGATTCCCTAAAAGAAAGTCCAAAGCCTGAGAGAGCTAGTGTGTTTGGTAAGCAAACTACTGCTGCTGTACACTTTAAGAAACCAGCGTCATATGTGGATGCTAATATCACTGGGGGTTCTGCTATAGCCTCTCCTGTGCAGCCTAAGTGTGAAGCATCTACTGCCACGTCAAAGAGCTACACTTTCAGAAAAG GTGATAGAGTAAAGTTTTTGGGCGTTTCCCCCagtcaaattcaaattag AGGGGGTCCAACTTATGGTTCCAGGGGTAGGGTGGTTCTTACATTTGAAGGAAACGGCTATTCTAAAATTGGGGTTAGATTCGATAGACCAGTTCCCGAAGGTAATGATCTCGGGGGACTCTGTGAAGAAGGTCATGGTTTCTTTTGTTCTG CTGTCTCCCTAAGTCTTGAAATCCCTAATGGTGATGACATTGATGAGTTTGCCATTACTGAGCTCTTTGAG gttGCTTCCAAGGAAAGTAGAAGGGGGGGCTCTTTAATTATGTTTGTCAAAGACATCGAGAAATCAGTGATAGGGAATCTGGAGGCCTATACAGTCTTTAAAATGAAGCTCGAAGCTTTGCCAGAAAATGTTGTTGTGATAGCTTCACATACTCAGGCGGACACCCGAAAGGACAAA ccTCAACCTGGTGGATTTCTTGTAACAAAATTATCCAACCAAACAGCACTCTTCGACCTTGCTTTCGGG gATCATTATAATAGATTgcaagagaaaaataaagaggcCTTAAAAAGTATGAAGCAGCTCAGTCGTCTTTTCCCAAACAAAGTGACAATACAGATTCCCCAG GATGAAGCAATGCAGAAAGACTGGAAACAAAAGCTAGATCGTGATGTCGAGACGACAAAATCACAGTCAAATATTGCCCTTTTCCGCTCG GTTCTAAGTCGGAGTAGTCTTGTTTGCCCTGATTTGGAAACATTATGCGTTAAAGATCAAGCTTTGTCTGGTGAAG ATGTGGAAAGAGCTGTTGGCTGGGGTTATGCTCATTATTTCATGAACAACATTCTACCAACAttcattgataaaaaaatagttatttcaAGTGCAAG TATCAAATATGGGCTCGACATTCTAAAAGCCATCCGAGATGAGAACAATAGTTTGAAGAAATCTCTCAAG GATGTGGCTACTGAGAATGAATTCGAGAAAAGGATTCTTGCTGAGGTCATTCCACCTGGTGATATTGGAGTCAGTTTTGACGACATTGGAGcgttggaaaatgtgaaggAAACATTGAAGGAATTAGTGATGCTACCTCTGCAAAGGCCAGAACTGTTCAACAAAGGACAACTTAGAAAA CCTTGTAAGGGAATATTGCTCTTTGGGCCCCCCGGTACAGGTAAAACAATGCTTGCAAAAGCTGTTGCAACGGAAGCTGGTGCTAACTTCATCAATATATCCATGTCTAGCATCACGTCAAAG TGGTTTGGTGAAGGGGAGAAATACGTGAAAGCAGTCTTCTCCTTGGCCAGCAAAATATCACCTagtgttatttttgttgatgag GTTGACAGTATGCTAGGGAGACGGGAAACCCCGGGAGAACATGAAGCAATgcgtaaaatgaaaaatgaatttatggTTAACTGGGACGGCTTGCGTACAAAGGATAAGGAACGGGTGTTGGTACTTGCAGCAACAAACAGGCCTTTTGATCTAGATGAGGCAGTAATCAGGAGGCTTCCCAGGAG GTTGATGGTCAGTCTGCCCGATGCTCAAAATAGGGAAAAAATCTTAAAGGTGATATTAGCCACAGAAGAGCTAGCTCCTGATGTGGATCTTGAAGCAGTTGCGAAAATGACCGAGGGGTATTCAGGAAGTGATCTAAAG AATCTTTGTGTGGCAGCTGCACATTACCCGATAAGACAGATTttggagaaggagaagaag GATAAAGCTTTGGCACTAGCAGAGAACAGACCAATGCCTTCATTGCATAGCAGTTCAGACATTCGGTGCTTGAGTATGGATGACTTCAAACACGCACATGAACAG GTATGTGCAAGTGTTGCATCAGAATCACGAAACATGAACGAGCTTCAACAGTGGAACGAACTATACGGGGAAGGTGGATCGAGGAAAAAGGCTTCATTTAGCTACTTCATGTAG
- the LOC125205444 gene encoding uncharacterized protein LOC125205444 isoform X2, translated as MVETRRSSSGAKHALSDPSPAPPNAKRSKAAEAPVDDSLAAKEVAGAAPAKDSAAGSADLSGGGGGKQPDDVAAAEGSNLDTDKGNSILMPANRGRKRQLKSNEAGDAWGKLLSQCSQNSHVVMHRPTFSVGQGRHCDLWVGDPTVSKLLCYLKHVESEGGESVTLLEIIGKNGAVHVNGKAYFRDSTIPLNGGDEVVFSSLNKHAYIFQLLDNTGELTTTVPPSVSILEAHGGSTSGLHIEATSGETSTVSVASTLASLSHLTNELSLIPPSSRNGEDVQQGSEIPSVPSACEVSDNCIIDTEMKGAPACNDDVSGAVIQSAGAPSSEIANDNLNNDAQNGKIVGENNDLGPVLHFLAGPSASDFKTGLSRIRDMHSRGRDLLKCPRPAIPQSSKREKIKECIQQGLIDVEDLDVSFEKFPYYLSETTKNVLIASAYVHLKCSNLGKLSLELPTVSPRILLSGPEGSEILQETLTKALAKFFGVRLLIVDTIALYGGPITKEVDSLKESPKPERASVFGKQTTAAVHFKKPASYVDANITGGSAIASPVQPKCEASTATSKSYTFRKGDRVKFLGVSPSQIQIRGGPTYGSRGRVVLTFEGNGYSKIGVRFDRPVPEGNDLGGLCEEGHGFFCSAVSLSLEIPNGDDIDEFAITELFEVASKESRRGGSLIMFVKDIEKSVIGNLEAYTVFKMKLEALPENVVVIASHTQADTRKDKPQPGGFLVTKLSNQTALFDLAFGDHYNRLQEKNKEALKSMKQLSRLFPNKVTIQIPQDEAMQKDWKQKLDRDVETTKSQSNIALFRSVLSRSSLVCPDLETLCVKDQALSGEDVERAVGWGYAHYFMNNILPTFIDKKIVISSASIKYGLDILKAIRDENNSLKKSLKDVATENEFEKRILAEVIPPGDIGVSFDDIGALENVKETLKELVMLPLQRPELFNKGQLRKPCKGILLFGPPGTGKTMLAKAVATEAGANFINISMSSITSKWFGEGEKYVKAVFSLASKISPSVIFVDEVDSMLGRRETPGEHEAMRKMKNEFMVNWDGLRTKDKERVLVLAATNRPFDLDEAVIRRLPRRLMVSLPDAQNREKILKVILATEELAPDVDLEAVAKMTEGYSGSDLKNLCVAAAHYPIRQILEKEKKDKALALAENRPMPSLHSSSDIRCLSMDDFKHAHEQVCASVASESRNMNELQQWNELYGEGGSRKKASFSYFM; from the exons ATGGTGGAGACGAGGCGAAGTTCTTCTGGCGCCAAGCACGCACTCAGTGATCCCTCACCTGCTCCGCCCAACGCCAAGCGATCCAAG GCTGCGGAGGCGCCCGTGGATGATTCGTTGGCGGCAAAGGAAGTAGCGGGCGCTGCTCCGGCGAAGGATTCAGCGGCTGGATCGGCTGATCTGTCTGGAGGCGGCGGCGGGAAGCAGCCGGATGACGTGGCGGCGGCTGAAG GTTCCAATCTAGATACTGATAAAGGGAATTCGATTTTGATGCCTGCAAATCGCGGGCGGAAGCGGCAGCTGAAATCTAATGAAGCTGGAGATGCATGGGGAAAACTCCTATCTCAATGTTCACAG AACTCCCATGTTGTTATGCATCGCCCTACTTTCAGTGTTGGTCAAGGCCGCCATTGTGACTTGTGGGTTGGGGATCCAACAGTCAGTAAGCTGTTGTGTTATCTGAAGCACGTTGAGTCTGAG GGAGGGGAGTCAGTTACATTGCTTGAAATCATTGGGAAAAACGGAGCTGTCCATGTAAATGGAAAGGCTTATTTCAGAGATTCCACTATCCCTTTAAATGGAGGTGATGAGGTGGTCTTTAGCTCCTTAAATAAACATGCTTAT ATTTTCCAACTTCTTGACAACACTGGTGAATTGACAACTACCGTGCCGCCTTCGGTAAGCATATTAGAAGCTCATGGTGGATCTACTAGTGGATTACATATTGAAGCTACATCAGGTGAAACTTCTACAGTTTCTGTTGCGTCAACTCTGGCCTCACTCTCGCATCTCACTAATGAATTGTCTCTCATTCCACCATCTTCTCGGAATGGTGAGGATGTGCAACAAGGGTCTGAAATACCATCAGTGCCTTCTGCTTGCGAAGTGTCAGACAATTGTATTATTGACACTGAAATGAAAGGTGCCCCTGCCTGTAATGACGATGTTTCTGGAGCAGTTATTCAGAGTGCTGGTGCTCCATCTTCTGAAATTGCCAATGATAACTTGAACAATGATGCTCAAAATGGGAAGATTGTAGGCGAAAACAATGACTTAGGACCcgttttacattttttagcAGGTCCATCAGCTTCTGACTTTAAGACAGGACTATCAAGAATTCGTGATATGCATAGCAGAGGCAGAGATCTGTTGAAGTGTCCTCGGCCTGCCATTCCACAGtcatcaaaaagagaaaaaatcaaaGAGTGCATACAGCAAGGATTAATAGATGTGGAAGATCTGGATGTTTCGTTTGAGAAATTTCCTTATTATCTAAG CGAGACCACTAAGAATGTGCTCATTGCTTCGGCATACGTACATTTGAAGTGTAGCAATTTGGGAAAGCTTTCTTTAGAGCTCCCGACAGTAAGCCCAAGAATCTTGCTGTCAGGTCCAGAAG GTTCGGAAATATTACAGGAGACGTTGACTAAGGCGCTAGCTAAATTTTTTGGCGTGAGGCTCCTTATAGTTGATACAATTGCATTATACGGT GGGCCAATAACTAAGGAAGTTGATTCCCTAAAAGAAAGTCCAAAGCCTGAGAGAGCTAGTGTGTTTGGTAAGCAAACTACTGCTGCTGTACACTTTAAGAAACCAGCGTCATATGTGGATGCTAATATCACTGGGGGTTCTGCTATAGCCTCTCCTGTGCAGCCTAAGTGTGAAGCATCTACTGCCACGTCAAAGAGCTACACTTTCAGAAAAG GTGATAGAGTAAAGTTTTTGGGCGTTTCCCCCagtcaaattcaaattag AGGGGGTCCAACTTATGGTTCCAGGGGTAGGGTGGTTCTTACATTTGAAGGAAACGGCTATTCTAAAATTGGGGTTAGATTCGATAGACCAGTTCCCGAAGGTAATGATCTCGGGGGACTCTGTGAAGAAGGTCATGGTTTCTTTTGTTCTG CTGTCTCCCTAAGTCTTGAAATCCCTAATGGTGATGACATTGATGAGTTTGCCATTACTGAGCTCTTTGAG gttGCTTCCAAGGAAAGTAGAAGGGGGGGCTCTTTAATTATGTTTGTCAAAGACATCGAGAAATCAGTGATAGGGAATCTGGAGGCCTATACAGTCTTTAAAATGAAGCTCGAAGCTTTGCCAGAAAATGTTGTTGTGATAGCTTCACATACTCAGGCGGACACCCGAAAGGACAAA ccTCAACCTGGTGGATTTCTTGTAACAAAATTATCCAACCAAACAGCACTCTTCGACCTTGCTTTCGGG gATCATTATAATAGATTgcaagagaaaaataaagaggcCTTAAAAAGTATGAAGCAGCTCAGTCGTCTTTTCCCAAACAAAGTGACAATACAGATTCCCCAG GATGAAGCAATGCAGAAAGACTGGAAACAAAAGCTAGATCGTGATGTCGAGACGACAAAATCACAGTCAAATATTGCCCTTTTCCGCTCG GTTCTAAGTCGGAGTAGTCTTGTTTGCCCTGATTTGGAAACATTATGCGTTAAAGATCAAGCTTTGTCTGGTGAAG ATGTGGAAAGAGCTGTTGGCTGGGGTTATGCTCATTATTTCATGAACAACATTCTACCAACAttcattgataaaaaaatagttatttcaAGTGCAAG TATCAAATATGGGCTCGACATTCTAAAAGCCATCCGAGATGAGAACAATAGTTTGAAGAAATCTCTCAAG GATGTGGCTACTGAGAATGAATTCGAGAAAAGGATTCTTGCTGAGGTCATTCCACCTGGTGATATTGGAGTCAGTTTTGACGACATTGGAGcgttggaaaatgtgaaggAAACATTGAAGGAATTAGTGATGCTACCTCTGCAAAGGCCAGAACTGTTCAACAAAGGACAACTTAGAAAA CCTTGTAAGGGAATATTGCTCTTTGGGCCCCCCGGTACAGGTAAAACAATGCTTGCAAAAGCTGTTGCAACGGAAGCTGGTGCTAACTTCATCAATATATCCATGTCTAGCATCACGTCAAAG TGGTTTGGTGAAGGGGAGAAATACGTGAAAGCAGTCTTCTCCTTGGCCAGCAAAATATCACCTagtgttatttttgttgatgag GTTGACAGTATGCTAGGGAGACGGGAAACCCCGGGAGAACATGAAGCAATgcgtaaaatgaaaaatgaatttatggTTAACTGGGACGGCTTGCGTACAAAGGATAAGGAACGGGTGTTGGTACTTGCAGCAACAAACAGGCCTTTTGATCTAGATGAGGCAGTAATCAGGAGGCTTCCCAGGAG GTTGATGGTCAGTCTGCCCGATGCTCAAAATAGGGAAAAAATCTTAAAGGTGATATTAGCCACAGAAGAGCTAGCTCCTGATGTGGATCTTGAAGCAGTTGCGAAAATGACCGAGGGGTATTCAGGAAGTGATCTAAAG AATCTTTGTGTGGCAGCTGCACATTACCCGATAAGACAGATTttggagaaggagaagaag GATAAAGCTTTGGCACTAGCAGAGAACAGACCAATGCCTTCATTGCATAGCAGTTCAGACATTCGGTGCTTGAGTATGGATGACTTCAAACACGCACATGAACAG GTATGTGCAAGTGTTGCATCAGAATCACGAAACATGAACGAGCTTCAACAGTGGAACGAACTATACGGGGAAGGTGGATCGAGGAAAAAGGCTTCATTTAGCTACTTCATGTAG
- the LOC125205444 gene encoding uncharacterized protein LOC125205444 isoform X4 has translation MVETRRSSSGAKHALSDPSPAPPNAKRSKAAEAPVDDSLAAKEVAGAAPAKDSAAGSADLSGGGGGKQPDDVAAAEAVAAGSNLDTDKGNSILMPANRGRKRQLKSNEAGDAWGKLLSQCSQNSHVVMHRPTFSVGQGRHCDLWVGDPTVSKLLCYLKHVESEGGESVTLLEIIGKNGAVHVNGKAYFRDSTIPLNGGDEVVFSSLNKHAYIFQLLDNTGELTTTVPPSVSILEAHGGSTSGLHIEATSGETSTVSVASTLASLSHLTNELSLIPPSSRNGEDVQQGSEIPSVPSACEVSDNCIIDTEMKGAPACNDDVSGAVIQSAAGPSASDFKTGLSRIRDMHSRGRDLLKCPRPAIPQSSKREKIKECIQQGLIDVEDLDVSFEKFPYYLSETTKNVLIASAYVHLKCSNLGKLSLELPTVSPRILLSGPEGSEILQETLTKALAKFFGVRLLIVDTIALYGGPITKEVDSLKESPKPERASVFGKQTTAAVHFKKPASYVDANITGGSAIASPVQPKCEASTATSKSYTFRKGDRVKFLGVSPSQIQIRGGPTYGSRGRVVLTFEGNGYSKIGVRFDRPVPEGNDLGGLCEEGHGFFCSAVSLSLEIPNGDDIDEFAITELFEVASKESRRGGSLIMFVKDIEKSVIGNLEAYTVFKMKLEALPENVVVIASHTQADTRKDKPQPGGFLVTKLSNQTALFDLAFGDHYNRLQEKNKEALKSMKQLSRLFPNKVTIQIPQDEAMQKDWKQKLDRDVETTKSQSNIALFRSVLSRSSLVCPDLETLCVKDQALSGEDVERAVGWGYAHYFMNNILPTFIDKKIVISSASIKYGLDILKAIRDENNSLKKSLKDVATENEFEKRILAEVIPPGDIGVSFDDIGALENVKETLKELVMLPLQRPELFNKGQLRKPCKGILLFGPPGTGKTMLAKAVATEAGANFINISMSSITSKWFGEGEKYVKAVFSLASKISPSVIFVDEVDSMLGRRETPGEHEAMRKMKNEFMVNWDGLRTKDKERVLVLAATNRPFDLDEAVIRRLPRRLMVSLPDAQNREKILKVILATEELAPDVDLEAVAKMTEGYSGSDLKNLCVAAAHYPIRQILEKEKKDKALALAENRPMPSLHSSSDIRCLSMDDFKHAHEQVCASVASESRNMNELQQWNELYGEGGSRKKASFSYFM, from the exons ATGGTGGAGACGAGGCGAAGTTCTTCTGGCGCCAAGCACGCACTCAGTGATCCCTCACCTGCTCCGCCCAACGCCAAGCGATCCAAG GCTGCGGAGGCGCCCGTGGATGATTCGTTGGCGGCAAAGGAAGTAGCGGGCGCTGCTCCGGCGAAGGATTCAGCGGCTGGATCGGCTGATCTGTCTGGAGGCGGCGGCGGGAAGCAGCCGGATGACGTGGCGGCGGCTGAAG CGGTGGCTGCAGGTTCCAATCTAGATACTGATAAAGGGAATTCGATTTTGATGCCTGCAAATCGCGGGCGGAAGCGGCAGCTGAAATCTAATGAAGCTGGAGATGCATGGGGAAAACTCCTATCTCAATGTTCACAG AACTCCCATGTTGTTATGCATCGCCCTACTTTCAGTGTTGGTCAAGGCCGCCATTGTGACTTGTGGGTTGGGGATCCAACAGTCAGTAAGCTGTTGTGTTATCTGAAGCACGTTGAGTCTGAG GGAGGGGAGTCAGTTACATTGCTTGAAATCATTGGGAAAAACGGAGCTGTCCATGTAAATGGAAAGGCTTATTTCAGAGATTCCACTATCCCTTTAAATGGAGGTGATGAGGTGGTCTTTAGCTCCTTAAATAAACATGCTTAT ATTTTCCAACTTCTTGACAACACTGGTGAATTGACAACTACCGTGCCGCCTTCGGTAAGCATATTAGAAGCTCATGGTGGATCTACTAGTGGATTACATATTGAAGCTACATCAGGTGAAACTTCTACAGTTTCTGTTGCGTCAACTCTGGCCTCACTCTCGCATCTCACTAATGAATTGTCTCTCATTCCACCATCTTCTCGGAATGGTGAGGATGTGCAACAAGGGTCTGAAATACCATCAGTGCCTTCTGCTTGCGAAGTGTCAGACAATTGTATTATTGACACTGAAATGAAAGGTGCCCCTGCCTGTAATGACGATGTTTCTGGAGCAGTTATTCAGAGTGCTG cAGGTCCATCAGCTTCTGACTTTAAGACAGGACTATCAAGAATTCGTGATATGCATAGCAGAGGCAGAGATCTGTTGAAGTGTCCTCGGCCTGCCATTCCACAGtcatcaaaaagagaaaaaatcaaaGAGTGCATACAGCAAGGATTAATAGATGTGGAAGATCTGGATGTTTCGTTTGAGAAATTTCCTTATTATCTAAG CGAGACCACTAAGAATGTGCTCATTGCTTCGGCATACGTACATTTGAAGTGTAGCAATTTGGGAAAGCTTTCTTTAGAGCTCCCGACAGTAAGCCCAAGAATCTTGCTGTCAGGTCCAGAAG GTTCGGAAATATTACAGGAGACGTTGACTAAGGCGCTAGCTAAATTTTTTGGCGTGAGGCTCCTTATAGTTGATACAATTGCATTATACGGT GGGCCAATAACTAAGGAAGTTGATTCCCTAAAAGAAAGTCCAAAGCCTGAGAGAGCTAGTGTGTTTGGTAAGCAAACTACTGCTGCTGTACACTTTAAGAAACCAGCGTCATATGTGGATGCTAATATCACTGGGGGTTCTGCTATAGCCTCTCCTGTGCAGCCTAAGTGTGAAGCATCTACTGCCACGTCAAAGAGCTACACTTTCAGAAAAG GTGATAGAGTAAAGTTTTTGGGCGTTTCCCCCagtcaaattcaaattag AGGGGGTCCAACTTATGGTTCCAGGGGTAGGGTGGTTCTTACATTTGAAGGAAACGGCTATTCTAAAATTGGGGTTAGATTCGATAGACCAGTTCCCGAAGGTAATGATCTCGGGGGACTCTGTGAAGAAGGTCATGGTTTCTTTTGTTCTG CTGTCTCCCTAAGTCTTGAAATCCCTAATGGTGATGACATTGATGAGTTTGCCATTACTGAGCTCTTTGAG gttGCTTCCAAGGAAAGTAGAAGGGGGGGCTCTTTAATTATGTTTGTCAAAGACATCGAGAAATCAGTGATAGGGAATCTGGAGGCCTATACAGTCTTTAAAATGAAGCTCGAAGCTTTGCCAGAAAATGTTGTTGTGATAGCTTCACATACTCAGGCGGACACCCGAAAGGACAAA ccTCAACCTGGTGGATTTCTTGTAACAAAATTATCCAACCAAACAGCACTCTTCGACCTTGCTTTCGGG gATCATTATAATAGATTgcaagagaaaaataaagaggcCTTAAAAAGTATGAAGCAGCTCAGTCGTCTTTTCCCAAACAAAGTGACAATACAGATTCCCCAG GATGAAGCAATGCAGAAAGACTGGAAACAAAAGCTAGATCGTGATGTCGAGACGACAAAATCACAGTCAAATATTGCCCTTTTCCGCTCG GTTCTAAGTCGGAGTAGTCTTGTTTGCCCTGATTTGGAAACATTATGCGTTAAAGATCAAGCTTTGTCTGGTGAAG ATGTGGAAAGAGCTGTTGGCTGGGGTTATGCTCATTATTTCATGAACAACATTCTACCAACAttcattgataaaaaaatagttatttcaAGTGCAAG TATCAAATATGGGCTCGACATTCTAAAAGCCATCCGAGATGAGAACAATAGTTTGAAGAAATCTCTCAAG GATGTGGCTACTGAGAATGAATTCGAGAAAAGGATTCTTGCTGAGGTCATTCCACCTGGTGATATTGGAGTCAGTTTTGACGACATTGGAGcgttggaaaatgtgaaggAAACATTGAAGGAATTAGTGATGCTACCTCTGCAAAGGCCAGAACTGTTCAACAAAGGACAACTTAGAAAA CCTTGTAAGGGAATATTGCTCTTTGGGCCCCCCGGTACAGGTAAAACAATGCTTGCAAAAGCTGTTGCAACGGAAGCTGGTGCTAACTTCATCAATATATCCATGTCTAGCATCACGTCAAAG TGGTTTGGTGAAGGGGAGAAATACGTGAAAGCAGTCTTCTCCTTGGCCAGCAAAATATCACCTagtgttatttttgttgatgag GTTGACAGTATGCTAGGGAGACGGGAAACCCCGGGAGAACATGAAGCAATgcgtaaaatgaaaaatgaatttatggTTAACTGGGACGGCTTGCGTACAAAGGATAAGGAACGGGTGTTGGTACTTGCAGCAACAAACAGGCCTTTTGATCTAGATGAGGCAGTAATCAGGAGGCTTCCCAGGAG GTTGATGGTCAGTCTGCCCGATGCTCAAAATAGGGAAAAAATCTTAAAGGTGATATTAGCCACAGAAGAGCTAGCTCCTGATGTGGATCTTGAAGCAGTTGCGAAAATGACCGAGGGGTATTCAGGAAGTGATCTAAAG AATCTTTGTGTGGCAGCTGCACATTACCCGATAAGACAGATTttggagaaggagaagaag GATAAAGCTTTGGCACTAGCAGAGAACAGACCAATGCCTTCATTGCATAGCAGTTCAGACATTCGGTGCTTGAGTATGGATGACTTCAAACACGCACATGAACAG GTATGTGCAAGTGTTGCATCAGAATCACGAAACATGAACGAGCTTCAACAGTGGAACGAACTATACGGGGAAGGTGGATCGAGGAAAAAGGCTTCATTTAGCTACTTCATGTAG